The following are encoded in a window of Phocoena phocoena chromosome 2, mPhoPho1.1, whole genome shotgun sequence genomic DNA:
- the TINF2 gene encoding TERF1-interacting nuclear factor 2 has product MAAPPGAGPAALRFVAAACWQVVRGRYVEHFPRVLEFLRSLRAAAPGLVRYRHHERLCMGLKAKLVVDMILQGRPWAQVLNALHRHFPESGPTVRDPKATKQDLRKISEAQETFCQQVKQLAEASVDLASKLQELEQEYGELFLAAMEKLFFEYLCQLEKALPTLQAQQLQDVLTWMQPGVSITSSFVLSQYGVDMGWPLPECFATDSVNTTEPMEQSPPQQPTPALHDPLPKARPGPHLPQDPASRKHPEHLTGHHFNLAPLGRRRIQSRWASTSRGHKERPTVMLFPFRNLGSPTQVISKPGNREEHGTHTADPAGAVGTRAASTVKSRSPSKTLGGRALKENPNDLSASEQKENCLDCPMEPLRLSLSPPRARKSVRPPSLCSSDITIGDLVLDSDEEENGQREGRDSLENYQKTKFDTLIPTFCEYLPPSGPSGVSVPLPNHTDSSRLL; this is encoded by the exons ATGGCCGCGCCCCCTGGGGCCGGTCCCGCCGCTCTTCGCTTCGTAGCCGCTGCCTGCTGGCAAGTCGTGCGCGGACGCTACGTGGAGCATTTTCCGCGAGTATTGGAGTTTCTGCGATCCCTGCGCGCTGCTGCCCCCGGCTTGGTTCGGTACCGGCACCATGAACGCCTGTGTATGGGCCTAAAGGCCAAG CTGGTGGTGGATATGATCCTGCAGGGCCGGCCTTGGGCCCAGGTTCTGAATGCCCTGCATCGCCACTTCCCAGAGTCTGGACCTACAGTGCGGGACCCCAAAGCC ACAAAGCAGGATCTGAGGAAGATCTCAGAGGCTCAGGAAACCTTTTGCCAGCAGGTGAAGCAGCTGGCAGAAGCCTCTGTTGATTTGGCTTCGAAGCTACAG GAACTGGAACAAGAGTACGGGGAGCTTTTTCTGGCTGCCATGGAAAAGCTGTTTTTTGAATACCTGTGTCAGTTGGAAAAAGCACTGCCTACACTGCAGGCACAGCAG CTTCAGGATGTGCTGACTTGGATGCAGCCTGGAGTTTCTATCACTTCTTCTTTTGTCTTGAGCCAATATGGTGTGGACATGGGGTGGCCACTTCCAG agtgCTTTGCTACTGATTCAGTGAACACGACAGAGCCCATGGAGCAGAGTCCTCCTCAGCAACCAACACCAGCACTCCACGACCCTCTGCCAAAAGCCCGGCCTGGCCCACACCTTCCTCAGGATCCAGCCTCAAGGAAGCACCCGGAACATTTGACTGGCCACCATTTCAATCTGGCCCCTCTAGGCCGGCGAAGAATCCAGTCCCGGTGGGCATCCACTAGCAGAGGCCATAAGGAGCGCCCCACAGTCATGCTGTTCCCCTTTAGGAATCTGGGTTCACCAACGCAGGTCATATCTAAGCCTGGGAACAGGGAAGAACATGGGACACACACAGCAGATCCAGCAGGTGCTGTGGGCACCAGAGCAGCCTCGACTGTCAAGTCTAGGAGTCCGTCCAAGACCCTGGGAGGAAGGGCTCTGAAGGAGAACCCAAATGACTTGTCTGCCTCAGAGCAAAAGGA GAACTGCTTGGATTGCCCCATGGAACCCCTGAGATTGTCATTATCGCCTCCTAGGGCCAGGAAGTCAG TGCGTCCTCCATCTCTGTGCAGCTCTGACATTACTATAGGGGACCTGGTTTTGGACTCCGACGAGGAAGAAAATggccagagggaaggaagg GACTCTCTGGAAAACTATCAGAAGACAAAGTTTGACACCCTGATCCCCACCTTCTGTGAATACCTCCCCCCTTCTGGCCCCAGTGGTGTGTCTGTCCCTCTTCCTAACCATACAGACAGTTCTAGACTGCTGTGA
- the NEDD8 gene encoding NEDD8, with translation MLIKVKTLTGKEIEIDIEPTDKVERIKERVEEKEGIPPQQQRLIYSGKQMNDEKTAADYKILGGSVLHLVLALRGGGGLRQ, from the exons ATGCTAATTAAAGTGAAG ACGCTGACCGGAaaggagattgagattgacattgAACCCACAGACAAG GTGGAGCGAATCAAGGAGCgtgtggaggagaaagagggaatcCCCCCACAGCAGCAGCGGCTCATCTACAGTGGTAAACAGAT GAACGATGAGAAGACAGCAGCTGATTACAAGATACTAGGTGGTTCAGTCCTCCACCTGGTATTGGCTCTGAGAGGAGGAGGTGGTCTTAGGCAGTGA
- the MDP1 gene encoding magnesium-dependent phosphatase 1 isoform X2, which yields MARLPKLVVFDLDYTLWPFWVDTHVDPPFHKSRTGEVEGANQLLELFDLVGYFVHREIYPGSKVTHFKRLHQKTGVPFSQMIFFDDEKRNIVDVSKLGVTSIHVQNGMSLQTLTQGLETFAKAQAGL from the exons ATGGCGCGGCTCCCGAAGCTCGTAGTCTTCGATCTAG ATTACACGCTGTGGCCGTTCTGGGTGGACACGCACGTAGACCCCCCGTTCCACAAAAGCAG GACAGGTGAGGTTGAAGGGGCCAACCAGCTACTGGAGCTCTTTGACCTTGTCGGATACTTTGTTCATCGGGAGATCTATCCAGGCAGCAAGGTCACGCACTTTAAGAG GTTGCATCAGAAGACTGGAGTTCCTTTCTCCCAGATGATCTTCTTTGATGATGAAAAGCGGAATATTGTAGATGTCAGCAAACTGG GTGTTACCAGCATTCATGTCCAGAATGGAATGAGCCTTCAGACCCTAACTCAAGGATTAGAGACATTTGCAAAGGCACAAGCTGGACTCTGA
- the GMPR2 gene encoding GMP reductase 2: MPHIDNDVKLDFKDVLLRPKRSTLKSRSEVDLTRSFSFRNSKQMYTGIPIIAANMDTVGTFEIAKVLCKFSLFTAIHKHYSLEQWKEFASQNPDCLEHLAASSGTGSADFEQLGQILDAIPQVKYICVDVANGYSEHFVEFVKDVRKHFPEHTIMAGNVVTGEMVEELILSGADIIKVGIGPGSVCTTRKKTGVGYPQLSAVMECADAAHGLKGHIISDGGCNCPGDVAKAFGAGADFVMLGGMLAGHSESGGELIERDGKKYKLFYGMSSEMAMKKYAGGVAEYRASEGKTVEMPFKGDVEHTIRDILGGIRSTCTYVGAAKLKELSRRTTFIRVTQQVNPIFSDKS, translated from the exons ATGCCTCACATCGACAACGACGTCAAACTGGACTTCAAGGATGTCCTGTTGAGGCCCAAACGCAGTACCCTTAAGTCTCGAAGTGAG GTGGATCTCACAAGATCCTTTTCATTTCGGAACTCAAAGCAGATGTACACTGGGATCCCCATCATTGCAGCCAATATGGATACTGTAGGCACCTTTGAGATAGCCAAGGTTCTCTGTAAG TTCTCCCTCTTCACTGCTATCCATAAGCACTACAGCCTCGAGCAGTGGAAAGAGTTTGCTAGCCAGAATCCTGACTGTCTTGAG CATCTGGCTGCCAGCTCAGGCACAGGCTCTGCTGACTTTGAGCAGCTGGGACAGATCCTGGACGCTATTCCCCAGGTGAAATATATATGCGTGGACGTGGCCAATGGCTACTCTGAACACTTTGTTGAATTTGTAAAGGATGTGAGGAAGCACTTCCCTGAACACACCATCATG GCAGGGAATGTGGTAACAGGAGAGATGGTGGAAGAGCTGATTCTCTCTGGGGCTGACATCATCAAAGTGGGAATTGGACCAG GCTCTGTGTGTACCACCCGGAAGAAGACCGGAGTTGGGTATCCACAGCTGAGCGCAGTGATGGAGTGCGCAGATGCTGCCCATGGCCTCAAAGGCCACATCATTTCC GATGGAGGCTGCAACTGTCCCGGGGATGTGGCCAAGGCTTTCG gggcaggggctgacTTCGTGATGCTGGGCGGCATGCTGGCTGGGCACAGCGAGTCAGGTGGTGAGCTCATCGAGAGGGATGGCAAGAAGTACAAGCTCTTCTACGGCATGAGTTCTGAAATGGCCATGAAGAAGTATGCCGGGGGCGTGGCTGAGTACAG GGCCTCAGAGGGAAAGACAGTGGAGATGCCCTTTAAAGGGGATGTGGAACATACTATCCGAGACATTCTTGGAGGCATCCGCTCCACCTGTACCTACGTGGGAGCAGCTAAGCTGAAGGAGCTGAGCCGGAGAACTACCTTCATCCGTGTCACCCAGCAGGTGAATCCGATCTTCAGTGACAAGAGCTAG
- the MDP1 gene encoding magnesium-dependent phosphatase 1 isoform X1 encodes MARLPKLVVFDLDYTLWPFWVDTHVDPPFHKSSDGTVRDRRGQAVRLYPEVPEVLERLQGLGVPVAAASRTGEVEGANQLLELFDLVGYFVHREIYPGSKVTHFKRLHQKTGVPFSQMIFFDDEKRNIVDVSKLGVTSIHVQNGMSLQTLTQGLETFAKAQAGL; translated from the exons ATGGCGCGGCTCCCGAAGCTCGTAGTCTTCGATCTAG ATTACACGCTGTGGCCGTTCTGGGTGGACACGCACGTAGACCCCCCGTTCCACAAAAGCAG TGATGGAACTGTACGAGATAGGCGGGGCCAGGCCGTCCGACTGTACCCAGAGGTGCCTGAGGTCCTGGAAAGATTGCAGGGCTTGGGGGTGCCCGTCGCGGCCGCTTCACG GACAGGTGAGGTTGAAGGGGCCAACCAGCTACTGGAGCTCTTTGACCTTGTCGGATACTTTGTTCATCGGGAGATCTATCCAGGCAGCAAGGTCACGCACTTTAAGAG GTTGCATCAGAAGACTGGAGTTCCTTTCTCCCAGATGATCTTCTTTGATGATGAAAAGCGGAATATTGTAGATGTCAGCAAACTGG GTGTTACCAGCATTCATGTCCAGAATGGAATGAGCCTTCAGACCCTAACTCAAGGATTAGAGACATTTGCAAAGGCACAAGCTGGACTCTGA